The genomic stretch CGCTCGATAGCTAGTCCGAAACCACAATGACACTCCCATGAACTGGCCCGGGAGATAAGTTGGAGAAACGCCGGAGTCGCGCCACTTGGGCAGGAGCAAGCCCGAGCCGACTGCCACCGTGTTGCCGATGAATAAAAGAGAGAATAACCTCCTTTGCCTAGCCCCGGCAAAACCTCACACGAGCTCGGTGTGATCAACTCGGCAATGTCGGAATTTCGACGGTGTCACATATGCGACACCTCTGTGTTTGGATGGGGTGTTGTTTTCGAACGATTTTTCTGTTGGCACGCCAAATGCATCGCTTTTCGCAAGCGCAACTCGGAACCGGGGGGAACGGTCCATGATAACGCTCACCGACAGTGCCATTGCCGCAGTAAAATTTGCGCTTTCAAAGGCTCCCGAGCCGGCGACTGGATTACGCATCAAAGTGCAAGCGGGCGGATGCTCTGGTTTCAAATACCACCTGGGTTTGGAAAGCGAGCCACGCAACGGCGATGCTGTCATTGAGGCGGGAGGGGTTAAAGTATTCG from Sinorhizobium alkalisoli encodes the following:
- a CDS encoding iron-sulfur cluster assembly accessory protein — protein: MITLTDSAIAAVKFALSKAPEPATGLRIKVQAGGCSGFKYHLGLESEPRNGDAVIEAGGVKVFVDSDSQPHVGGMTVDFTTDVNSPGFIFDNPNASENCACGKSFS